A single Cannabis sativa cultivar Pink pepper isolate KNU-18-1 chromosome 7, ASM2916894v1, whole genome shotgun sequence DNA region contains:
- the LOC115697909 gene encoding kiwellin-like codes for MASLTLLIISLSFNILVLLPLQLDAISSCNGPCRTLNDCDGQLICINGKCNDDPDIGTNICGGVGGGSGTCKSSGTLTCGAKSYPKYKCSPPVTSSTLAKLTNNDFSEGGDGGGPSECDERYHSNDERVVALSTGWYNDGSRCGKMIKIRATNGRTTTAKVVDECDFRNGCDDEHAGQPPCRNNIVDGSNAVWNAFGLDTNLGVVDVTWSMA; via the coding sequence ATGGCTAGTCttacattattaattatttcctTATCCTTCAACATCCTAGTACTCCTTCCTCTTCAATTGGATGCCATCTCTTCTTGTAACGGCCCATGTCGTACCCTAAACGATTGTGACGGTCAACTAATTTGTATCAACGGAAAGTGCAACGACGACCCTGACATCGGAACCAATATATGTGGTGGAGTTGGAGGTGGATCAGGAACGTGTAAATCTTCAGGTACGCTCACTTGTGGGGCAAAAAGTTACCCAAAATACAAGTGCTCACCGCCAGTGACATCGTCCACATTAGCAAAATTGACTAACAACGATTTTAGTGAAGGTGGCGATGGTGGTGGGCCGTCAGAGTGCGACGAGAGATACCATTCTAACGACGAGAGAGTTGTTGCTCTTTCCACTGGTTGGTACAACGACGGATCAAGGTGTGGGAAGATGATTAAGATTAGGGCTACTAATGGGAGAACCACAACCGCGAAGGTTGTAGATGAGTGTGATTTCCGAAACGGTTGTGATGACGAACATGCCGGTCAACCGCCTTGTAGAAATAATATTGTTGATGGTTCTAATGCTGTGTGGAATGCTTTTGGACTTGATACTAATTTGGGTGTTGTTGACGTTACTTGGTCCATGGCCTAA